Genomic window (Sulfurospirillum tamanense):
CTACTGCTCACATGGGCGCCCGTTATCGGCGGTCCAATCATGTTTGCCGCAGGCGCCGCGCGCTATGGGTGGTGGAAGTTTCTCATTCTTGTCGCCATCGCCAAAACCTTGCGTTATGGGGCGCTGATGCTTGGCGTGATGGGGTATGTGTAGGGGAGCTTAGAGTTTTTGAAAGACAAAAAGATGCTCGTGCATGATGAGTAAGAAATTGGCTTCTTTGGATTTTTTAACCCAAAATCCTGTGGCTTTGCAGTTGTGTTGGTGCTTGATGATGTCTTCTTTAAGGACAAAGCCTACATGTAAAAAGCGTTGCATAACCATGAAAGCTAAGGGCTGATACATCTTCTTGCGTCTTGTATCCCCTATGAGAATAGTGCAAAATTTTCCCTCTTTTAAAACTCTGTAAAACTCTTGGGCTACTTTCTCCATCTCGTCACAAAATTTTTCTAAATCGTGGATGTTAGATAAATCTTCGGGGATTTGCTTTTCAGAGTAGTTGATGATGTCGGCATAAGGTGGATGATTGAGTATAAAGTCGATGCTCTCGTCTTTTAGCATTGAAAGGTTTCGTGCATCATTGAGTTTTATTTTTATCTTTGGGGCATATTCACTTTCAAATTCTAAAGCTTTACATGTAAGCTCTATAGCATTTGGA
Coding sequences:
- a CDS encoding TRM11 family SAM-dependent methyltransferase; translated protein: MAKKKPLNPENFEQECTTVWSFARRGNWATHNSKYRGNWSPDVVRNLILRYSNEGDYLLDPMIGGGTTAVECKLLNRNLLALDINPNAIELTCKALEFESEYAPKIKIKLNDARNLSMLKDESIDFILNHPPYADIINYSEKQIPEDLSNIHDLEKFCDEMEKVAQEFYRVLKEGKFCTILIGDTRRKKMYQPLAFMVMQRFLHVGFVLKEDIIKHQHNCKATGFWVKKSKEANFLLIMHEHLFVFQKL